In Deinococcus maricopensis DSM 21211, one genomic interval encodes:
- a CDS encoding 3-hydroxyacyl-CoA dehydrogenase/enoyl-CoA hydratase family protein: MKIQKAAVIGAGTMGAAIAAQLANAGIPVLLLDIVLPDQKDRNFLAKSGIERALKAKPAAFMDKKNAALITPGNLEDDLAKLKDADWILEAIIEKLDAKRDLWAKVEGVAKKTAIISSNSSGIPMHLQIEGRSEDFQSRFVGAHFFNPPRYLHLLEVIPTPKTKPEVLNTFSAFGETVLGKGIVVANDVPGFVANRIGVYGMVRAMQHMQQTGLTPDIVDALTGPALGRPKSATFRTADLSGLDIIYHVASDLGKATGPDEDFTLTDSLKTLVEEKKWLGDKTGSGFYKKTKDERGKTKILTLNLDTFEYEDKGKIKVAAADALKNASLPERVKGLYTAQGPEGDFLRGVMNDSFWYASKMAGVVSDRLQDIDNAMKWGFGWEQGPFETMDTLGVQTVIANLEAEGRALPPLLQRMKDTGRERFYTNGEIVTPAGEPTAYQAPYLILQDLKKDATKVVKKSGGASILDIGDGVLLLEFHSKMNALGEDAIRMVGAAHKAVQDLGYAGLVVGNQGEHFSAGANLPLILMNAQEGEFDEIDAAIKEFQKATTSLRFSPHPVVVAPFNLTLGGGTEMALHGDHVTASAETYMGLVEVGVGLIPGGGGTKEMLLRFTDQVQPGGTLLPAVQRAFETIAMAKTSTSAQEAVSLGYLRPTDTIVMNRDRIIEEAKRQVLALAPEYVQPVMRTDIPVMGEAAIAAIKSALYGMLQGGFISEYDQEVSLHVANVLAGGRTNNRQARVSEQHLLDLEREAFLTLCGKRKTQDRIAHMLKTGKPLRN; the protein is encoded by the coding sequence ATGAAGATCCAAAAAGCCGCAGTGATCGGCGCAGGCACCATGGGCGCCGCCATCGCCGCCCAACTCGCCAACGCGGGCATCCCCGTCCTGCTCCTCGACATCGTCCTGCCCGACCAGAAAGACCGCAACTTCCTCGCGAAAAGCGGCATCGAACGCGCCCTCAAAGCCAAACCCGCCGCGTTCATGGACAAAAAGAACGCCGCGCTCATCACGCCCGGCAACCTCGAAGACGACCTCGCCAAACTCAAGGACGCCGACTGGATTCTCGAAGCCATCATCGAGAAGCTCGACGCCAAACGCGACCTGTGGGCCAAAGTCGAAGGCGTCGCCAAAAAGACCGCCATCATCAGCAGCAACTCCAGCGGCATCCCCATGCACCTCCAGATCGAGGGCCGCAGCGAAGACTTCCAGTCCCGCTTCGTGGGCGCGCACTTCTTCAACCCCCCCCGCTACCTGCACCTCCTCGAAGTCATCCCCACGCCCAAAACCAAACCCGAAGTCCTGAACACCTTCAGTGCCTTCGGCGAAACGGTCCTCGGCAAAGGCATCGTCGTCGCGAATGACGTGCCCGGCTTCGTCGCCAACCGCATCGGCGTCTACGGCATGGTCCGCGCCATGCAGCACATGCAGCAGACCGGCCTCACCCCCGACATCGTGGACGCCCTCACCGGCCCCGCCCTCGGCCGCCCCAAGAGCGCCACCTTCCGCACCGCCGACCTCAGCGGCCTCGACATCATCTACCACGTCGCCAGCGACCTCGGCAAAGCCACCGGCCCCGACGAGGACTTCACCCTCACCGACAGCCTCAAAACCCTCGTCGAAGAGAAAAAATGGCTCGGCGACAAGACCGGCAGCGGCTTCTACAAGAAAACCAAGGACGAACGCGGCAAAACCAAGATCCTCACCCTCAACCTCGACACCTTCGAGTACGAGGACAAAGGCAAAATCAAGGTGGCCGCCGCCGACGCCCTCAAGAACGCCAGCCTCCCCGAGCGCGTCAAGGGCCTCTACACCGCCCAGGGCCCCGAAGGTGACTTCCTGCGCGGCGTCATGAACGACAGCTTCTGGTACGCCAGCAAAATGGCCGGCGTCGTCAGCGACCGCCTGCAGGACATCGACAACGCCATGAAATGGGGCTTCGGCTGGGAACAGGGCCCCTTCGAAACCATGGACACCCTCGGCGTCCAGACCGTCATCGCGAACCTCGAAGCGGAAGGCCGCGCACTCCCCCCGCTCCTCCAACGCATGAAGGACACGGGCCGTGAACGCTTCTACACCAACGGTGAGATCGTCACCCCCGCCGGCGAACCCACCGCCTACCAGGCGCCCTACCTGATCCTCCAGGACCTCAAGAAGGACGCCACCAAGGTCGTCAAGAAGAGTGGCGGCGCCAGCATCCTCGACATCGGCGACGGCGTCCTGCTCCTCGAATTCCACAGCAAGATGAACGCCCTCGGCGAAGACGCCATCCGCATGGTCGGCGCCGCCCACAAAGCCGTGCAGGACCTCGGCTACGCCGGCCTCGTCGTCGGCAACCAGGGCGAACACTTCAGCGCCGGCGCGAACCTCCCCCTGATCCTCATGAACGCGCAGGAAGGCGAGTTCGACGAGATCGACGCCGCCATCAAGGAATTCCAGAAGGCCACCACCAGCCTCCGCTTCAGCCCCCACCCCGTCGTCGTCGCGCCCTTCAACCTCACCCTCGGCGGCGGCACCGAAATGGCCCTGCACGGCGACCACGTCACCGCCAGCGCCGAAACGTACATGGGCCTCGTCGAAGTCGGCGTCGGCCTGATCCCCGGCGGCGGCGGCACCAAGGAAATGCTCCTGCGCTTCACTGACCAGGTCCAGCCCGGCGGCACCCTCCTGCCCGCCGTGCAGCGCGCTTTCGAAACCATCGCCATGGCGAAAACGTCCACCAGCGCCCAGGAAGCCGTCAGCCTCGGCTACCTCCGCCCCACGGACACCATCGTCATGAACCGCGACCGCATCATCGAAGAAGCCAAACGCCAGGTGCTCGCCCTCGCCCCCGAATACGTGCAGCCCGTCATGCGCACCGACATTCCCGTCATGGGCGAAGCGGCCATCGCTGCTATCAAGAGCGCGCTGTACGGCATGCTCCAGGGCGGCTTCATCAGCGAGTACGACCAGGAAGTCAGCCTGCACGTCGCCAACGTCCTCGCCGGCGGCCGCACCAACAACCGCCAGGCGCGCGTCAGCGAACAGCACCTCCTCGACCTGGAACGCGAAGCCTTCCTGACCCTGTGCGGCAAACGCAAAACGCAGGACCGCATCGCCCACATGCTCAAGACCGGCAAGCCCCTGCGCAACTGA
- a CDS encoding PH domain-containing protein — MRYPPVPIPTRAAQWIAALLIGASLFATQRGFPSAWITVLALAAMCAAFLLPGARLDYRVEGRHLIVQTVFKRHTFPLRGARASVVKVDGALRTFGWSGLNGHLGRYAVTGLGPVEVYASTLRGSLLLLSLPGRPPLLLSPQDADRMALDLNGEPTPAPEDAARP, encoded by the coding sequence ATGCGCTACCCGCCCGTCCCCATTCCCACCCGCGCGGCGCAGTGGATCGCCGCGCTCCTGATCGGCGCGAGCCTGTTCGCCACGCAGCGTGGCTTCCCCAGCGCGTGGATCACCGTGCTGGCGCTCGCGGCCATGTGCGCCGCGTTCCTGCTGCCCGGCGCGCGCCTCGACTACCGCGTGGAGGGCCGCCACCTGATCGTGCAGACCGTCTTCAAACGCCACACCTTCCCGCTGCGCGGCGCGCGCGCCAGCGTAGTCAAGGTGGACGGCGCGCTGCGCACCTTCGGGTGGAGCGGCCTGAATGGCCACCTGGGCCGCTACGCCGTCACGGGCCTCGGCCCCGTCGAGGTGTACGCCAGCACGCTGCGCGGGTCGCTGCTGTTGCTCAGCCTGCCAGGCCGACCGCCGCTGCTGCTCAGCCCGCAGGACGCCGACCGCATGGCCCTCGACCTGAACGGCGAACCCACACCGGCCCCAGAGGACGCCGCGCGGCCCTGA
- a CDS encoding sulfite exporter TauE/SafE family protein: MILAVLAIGVLAGVLGAILGLGGGVVVVPALEFVLPRFGHDLNIAQAVAISQVGVLAVGLSGAASYLRQGLVRARTGYLLSPYTILGGALGSYLGLILPARAVATVFAALLLYSAFTLLRGLKRVEVERPPSRLVPPAMTFAGIMSGLLGIGGGTVQVPVMNLLAGVPIRQAIATSTFIMGLTAVANALIYQAGGLLDARLACAVALGVLIGARAGAGLQSRIPDRALKIFFSVLIVFTAVQLLVKYWGPA; this comes from the coding sequence GTGATCCTCGCAGTTCTGGCCATCGGCGTCCTGGCGGGCGTGCTCGGCGCGATCCTCGGGCTCGGCGGCGGCGTCGTCGTCGTGCCCGCCCTGGAGTTCGTGCTGCCCCGCTTCGGGCATGACCTCAATATCGCGCAGGCCGTCGCCATCAGTCAGGTCGGCGTGCTCGCCGTCGGGCTGTCCGGCGCGGCGTCGTACCTGCGGCAGGGTCTCGTGCGCGCCCGCACCGGCTACCTGCTGAGCCCCTACACGATTCTGGGCGGCGCGCTCGGCAGCTACCTCGGGCTGATCCTGCCCGCGCGCGCCGTCGCGACGGTGTTCGCGGCGCTGCTGCTGTACAGCGCCTTCACCTTGCTGCGCGGCCTGAAGCGCGTGGAGGTCGAGCGGCCCCCCAGCCGCCTCGTGCCGCCCGCCATGACGTTCGCGGGCATCATGAGCGGCCTGCTCGGTATCGGCGGCGGGACGGTGCAGGTGCCTGTCATGAACTTGCTGGCGGGCGTGCCGATCCGGCAGGCCATCGCCACGAGCACGTTCATCATGGGGCTCACGGCCGTGGCGAACGCGCTGATCTACCAGGCGGGCGGGCTGCTGGACGCGCGCCTCGCGTGCGCCGTGGCGCTCGGCGTGCTGATCGGCGCGCGGGCCGGCGCGGGGTTGCAGAGCCGCATTCCGGACCGCGCGCTGAAGATCTTCTTCAGCGTCCTGATCGTGTTCACCGCCGTGCAGCTGCTCGTGAAGTACTGGGGGCCCGCATGA
- a CDS encoding S41 family peptidase produces MLRRALTFALALTGGALASPATDLFRATTTPLLNDYYGWSAADRAALTAQYAAKLAEACVPAADTCSFDTARAVLKDLLAELHDAHTNLRDPEGAERLREIQRDLTVPRTGARVSKTPLGLLVTGVTPGSPADTAGLQRFDLLTAVNGQSAGSGDGQVDGNAFIRLERASAPLTVTVARAGQGPRDLTLTPAPLKARDVPTTTWRGRTAVIQLPSFLNADAARLFLAELDRAKWSGANALVIDLRYNGGGRLDQCIAAASAFAPALYDARTPYGAAQYAAVNGKSVPPLSARHAQPYERRWTGKTSVLVGENTASCAEVFAYTLQRAGAARVIGAPTKGVLNSAVNFIDLPDAGVLSLTTVRAYDAKGQPFPDHVTPDVTVDADLTVLTRDGRDVVLDAALNDLDVSGN; encoded by the coding sequence GTGCTTCGCCGCGCCCTCACGTTCGCGCTCGCCCTGACCGGCGGTGCGCTCGCCAGCCCTGCCACCGACCTGTTCCGCGCCACCACTACGCCGCTGCTCAACGACTACTACGGGTGGTCCGCCGCGGACCGGGCGGCCCTCACTGCGCAGTACGCCGCGAAACTCGCGGAAGCCTGCGTGCCCGCCGCAGACACCTGCAGCTTCGACACGGCCCGCGCGGTCCTCAAGGACCTGCTCGCCGAACTCCACGACGCGCACACCAATCTCCGCGACCCGGAAGGCGCCGAGCGGCTCCGCGAAATCCAGCGGGATCTGACGGTGCCCCGCACCGGCGCGCGCGTCAGCAAGACGCCGCTGGGCCTGCTCGTCACCGGCGTCACGCCCGGCAGTCCCGCCGACACCGCCGGGCTGCAGCGCTTCGACCTGCTCACCGCCGTGAACGGTCAGTCGGCCGGCAGCGGCGACGGGCAGGTCGACGGGAACGCGTTCATCCGGCTGGAGCGCGCGAGCGCGCCCTTGACCGTCACGGTCGCGCGTGCCGGTCAGGGCCCCCGCGACCTGACGCTCACGCCCGCCCCCCTCAAGGCGCGCGACGTACCCACCACCACGTGGCGCGGCCGCACCGCCGTCATCCAGTTGCCCAGCTTCCTGAACGCCGACGCCGCCCGGCTGTTCCTCGCGGAACTTGACCGCGCGAAGTGGAGCGGCGCGAACGCCCTCGTCATCGACCTGCGCTACAACGGCGGTGGTCGCCTCGACCAGTGCATCGCCGCGGCGAGCGCCTTCGCGCCGGCGCTGTACGACGCGCGCACCCCGTACGGCGCCGCGCAGTACGCCGCCGTGAACGGCAAGAGCGTCCCGCCGCTCAGCGCCCGCCACGCCCAGCCGTACGAGCGGCGCTGGACCGGCAAGACCAGCGTGCTGGTGGGGGAGAACACCGCCAGCTGCGCGGAAGTGTTCGCGTACACACTGCAGCGCGCCGGCGCGGCGCGCGTCATCGGCGCGCCCACCAAGGGCGTCCTGAACAGCGCAGTGAACTTCATTGACCTGCCCGACGCGGGCGTGCTGAGCCTCACGACCGTCCGCGCGTACGACGCGAAGGGCCAGCCGTTCCCGGACCACGTGACGCCCGACGTGACCGTGGACGCCGACCTGACCGTCCTGACCCGCGACGGCCGCGACGTGGTCCTCGACGCGGCCCTGAACGACCTGGACGTCAGCGGCAACTGA